A single Deinococcus aerophilus DNA region contains:
- a CDS encoding flavin-containing monooxygenase — protein MLDAVVIGGGSAGLATAYWLQRRGLSFTVLEAGRSPEGSWPAYYSSLTLFTPARHSALPGLPYPGDPDHYPPRDEMAAYLRAYAAHFHLPVQTGTQVIRVTADQGRLTVVARDGRRWSARSVVAASGTFGQPHCPRLPGEEHFGGTRLHSSAYRHPEPFAGQRVVVVGAGNSAAQIAAELGLRAGERTQVTLAVRRPPRLVPQRPLGHDLTGWLAWSGVERLPLGVFGRVPDAQPVIAVPGLRAALRGGNPDMRPMFTAFTPEGVRWADGQEEAVETVIFATGYGWNGGFLPRAALDERGEPRQHLGASTTVAGLYFVGLPGQRTIASGTVRAAGPDARAVAEQLDRYLARPPEE, from the coding sequence ATGCTGGACGCCGTCGTGATCGGTGGGGGCTCTGCCGGACTCGCGACGGCCTACTGGTTGCAGCGGCGGGGGCTGTCCTTCACCGTGCTGGAAGCGGGCCGTTCTCCGGAGGGATCGTGGCCTGCGTACTACAGCAGCCTGACCCTGTTCACGCCCGCGCGGCACTCGGCCCTGCCCGGGCTGCCGTATCCGGGCGATCCGGACCACTATCCCCCGCGTGACGAAATGGCCGCCTACCTGCGGGCCTACGCGGCGCACTTTCACCTGCCGGTCCAGACGGGGACGCAGGTGATCCGGGTAACGGCAGACCAGGGCCGCCTGACCGTCGTGGCCCGGGATGGCCGCCGCTGGTCTGCCCGGAGCGTGGTGGCCGCTTCCGGCACCTTCGGGCAGCCGCACTGTCCCCGGCTGCCGGGTGAGGAACACTTTGGCGGCACGCGCCTGCATTCCTCGGCCTACCGTCATCCGGAACCCTTCGCCGGGCAGCGGGTGGTGGTGGTCGGAGCCGGCAACTCGGCGGCGCAGATCGCGGCGGAACTGGGACTGCGGGCCGGGGAGCGCACGCAGGTTACGCTGGCCGTGCGGCGTCCGCCGCGGCTGGTTCCCCAGCGCCCACTGGGCCACGATCTCACCGGCTGGCTGGCCTGGTCCGGCGTGGAGCGGCTGCCCCTGGGAGTGTTCGGGCGGGTGCCCGATGCCCAGCCGGTGATCGCCGTGCCGGGATTGCGCGCGGCCCTGCGGGGGGGCAACCCCGACATGCGGCCCATGTTCACCGCCTTCACGCCCGAGGGGGTCCGCTGGGCCGACGGCCAGGAGGAGGCGGTCGAGACGGTGATCTTCGCCACCGGTTACGGCTGGAACGGTGGGTTCTTGCCGCGAGCGGCGCTGGATGAACGGGGAGAGCCCCGGCAACACCTGGGGGCCAGCACCACGGTGGCCGGGCTGTATTTTGTAGGCCTGCCCGGGCAGCGGACCATCGCGTCCGGAACCGTGCGCGCCGCTGGGCCGGACGCCCGGGCGGTTGCCGAGCAGCTTGACCGTTACCTGGCCCGCCCTCCGGAGGAATGA
- a CDS encoding TolC family protein, with protein sequence MPDRSCSLFLTALLALGLLGAPVAAQVTPPGPSTVAPAPLSAPALAPAESLQDVLTALRGSPGWRGADLTYRAAQLALDSARTRAGLSLTVGADSSLVKVPWSGGEWQGSTTVTVGASLAVLPWSAAREAVRAAERALAAAAVALRSDRASLTVQAVQAYAGARSAAATLALADAQLALNTRLLAIATDQHTQNLITAEALLERQAALQSAQASRDGAARGVALAAAQLTRVLGQPITLPGDPAAFGALPLLAPAGDLSALLARALAARPEIARAEVALADAGAGLSAAELDARVPDLTASVRAGQLGGGQGGAGRVVSGNLNSKSGVLGAQLSVPLKDTSALPNGVALSLSGTFTLLGSPARDALTQARLGVQQAQLGLDTARQAIELEVRTRLSDFQDAQEGLTSLQTSLVRAQTAVNSARARLEAGLGTTWEVMQAELGVVQARNAVDTQLAAVALAALQLAQATADLDPALLGAVPRLPDLAPPTGERP encoded by the coding sequence ATGCCTGATCGGTCCTGTTCCCTGTTTCTCACGGCGCTGCTGGCGTTGGGCCTGCTGGGTGCGCCGGTCGCCGCGCAGGTCACGCCGCCCGGCCCGTCCACCGTGGCCCCGGCCCCTTTGTCCGCACCTGCCCTGGCCCCGGCGGAGTCATTGCAAGACGTCCTGACGGCGCTGCGCGGGTCGCCGGGATGGCGCGGCGCCGACCTGACCTACCGCGCCGCCCAGTTGGCTCTGGACAGCGCCCGGACCCGCGCCGGACTGTCGCTGACCGTGGGCGCGGACAGCAGCCTCGTCAAGGTTCCGTGGAGCGGTGGGGAGTGGCAGGGCAGCACCACCGTGACCGTGGGGGCGTCCCTGGCCGTGCTGCCGTGGTCGGCGGCCCGTGAGGCGGTGCGCGCCGCTGAGCGGGCGCTGGCGGCGGCGGCGGTCGCGCTGCGCAGTGACCGCGCTAGCCTGACGGTCCAGGCCGTGCAGGCCTATGCAGGAGCGCGCAGCGCCGCCGCCACGCTGGCCCTGGCCGACGCGCAGCTGGCCCTGAACACCCGGTTGCTGGCCATCGCCACCGACCAGCACACACAGAACCTGATCACGGCCGAGGCCCTGCTGGAACGTCAGGCGGCGCTGCAGTCGGCGCAGGCCAGCCGGGACGGGGCCGCCCGCGGGGTGGCGCTGGCCGCCGCTCAGCTGACGCGGGTGCTGGGCCAGCCCATCACGCTGCCCGGAGACCCCGCCGCTTTCGGGGCGTTGCCCCTGCTCGCCCCGGCGGGTGACCTAAGCGCCCTGCTGGCCCGCGCCCTCGCCGCCCGTCCCGAGATTGCGCGCGCGGAGGTGGCCCTGGCCGACGCTGGGGCGGGCCTGAGCGCCGCCGAACTCGATGCCCGTGTGCCGGATCTGACGGCCAGCGTCCGCGCGGGCCAGCTCGGCGGCGGTCAGGGCGGCGCGGGCCGGGTGGTGAGTGGCAATCTCAACAGCAAATCGGGCGTGCTGGGAGCGCAGCTCAGCGTGCCCCTCAAGGACACCAGCGCCCTGCCGAACGGGGTGGCGCTGTCCCTGAGCGGCACCTTCACGCTGTTGGGTAGTCCTGCGCGTGACGCCCTGACCCAGGCCCGTCTGGGGGTGCAGCAGGCACAGCTGGGCCTGGACACGGCCCGGCAGGCCATTGAGCTGGAAGTGCGCACCCGTCTGTCTGATTTTCAGGATGCGCAGGAGGGCCTGACCAGTCTGCAGACCTCGCTGGTCCGGGCCCAGACGGCCGTGAACAGCGCCCGTGCCCGCCTGGAAGCGGGTCTGGGCACGACATGGGAAGTGATGCAGGCCGAGCTGGGGGTCGTGCAGGCGCGCAACGCCGTGGACACCCAGCTCGCCGCGGTGGCCCTGGCCGCGCTGCAACTCGCCCAGGCCACCGCTGACCTTGATCCCGCTCTGCTGGGCGCTGTGCCCCGCCTTCCCGACCTCGCCCCCCCCACCGGAGAACGACCATGA
- a CDS encoding TetR/AcrR family transcriptional regulator: MARPRTITDEQIVEAAREIFLQQGFAATTAEIARRAGVSEGTLFKRYASKEDLFEAAVGLHNYAHWRSELLSQLGQGEVRRNLERAFMEFLKEAAAIIPNLMTILSRGHNPEHNPILERLGNPVRQDAEAIAQYLRAELDLGRVRPLDAEVTALMIMGALTTYVHQEHMMVKIGREPLEAGRFVRGLLDVLWPGLAP, translated from the coding sequence ATGGCCCGCCCCCGCACCATCACCGATGAACAGATTGTCGAGGCGGCCCGCGAGATCTTTCTTCAGCAGGGATTTGCCGCCACCACCGCCGAGATTGCCCGCCGCGCCGGGGTCTCGGAGGGCACGCTTTTTAAACGTTACGCCAGCAAGGAAGACCTCTTCGAGGCGGCCGTGGGGCTGCACAATTATGCCCATTGGCGCTCCGAACTGCTGTCTCAGCTGGGTCAGGGGGAGGTCCGGCGCAATCTGGAGCGGGCCTTCATGGAATTCCTGAAGGAGGCCGCCGCCATTATTCCCAACCTGATGACCATTCTCTCGCGCGGGCACAACCCCGAACATAACCCCATTCTGGAGCGGCTGGGCAATCCGGTGCGCCAGGATGCCGAGGCTATTGCCCAGTACCTGCGCGCCGAACTGGATCTGGGCCGGGTGCGTCCGCTCGACGCCGAGGTCACGGCCCTGATGATCATGGGCGCCCTCACCACCTATGTGCATCAGGAGCACATGATGGTGAAGATCGGGCGGGAACCGCTGGAGGCCGGCCGCTTCGTGCGTGGGCTGCTGGACGTGCTGTGGCCGGGGCTGGCTCCATGA
- a CDS encoding iron transporter — translation MTQPTHSMKPSEEADAHQLKLARREGDAYQESLNYMVQEVADSGAVQRDGDYLIGYAQEKAEGMYAPREEGTLEWTAPTDENCHIEVSVSDASDGRFLPQLTIHATLTGQGETVGPFEVPFLWHPGLYHYGKNIRVPGDGEYDLTVRVEAPTFMRHDKQNGQRYARGAEVTFRKIQVKTGQG, via the coding sequence ATGACCCAGCCCACCCACAGCATGAAGCCCAGTGAGGAGGCCGACGCCCACCAGCTGAAGCTCGCCCGCCGCGAGGGGGACGCCTATCAGGAATCCCTGAACTACATGGTCCAGGAGGTTGCCGACAGCGGCGCGGTCCAGCGCGACGGCGACTACCTGATCGGCTACGCGCAGGAGAAAGCCGAGGGCATGTATGCCCCGCGCGAAGAGGGAACGCTGGAGTGGACGGCCCCCACCGACGAGAACTGCCACATAGAGGTCAGCGTCAGTGATGCCAGCGACGGCCGTTTCCTTCCGCAGCTGACCATCCATGCCACCCTGACCGGTCAGGGTGAAACGGTCGGGCCCTTCGAGGTGCCTTTTCTGTGGCATCCGGGTCTGTACCATTACGGCAAAAACATCCGCGTTCCCGGCGACGGTGAGTATGACCTCACAGTACGTGTGGAGGCCCCGACCTTCATGCGCCATGACAAGCAGAACGGCCAGCGGTATGCGCGGGGGGCAGAAGTGACCTTCCGCAAGATCCAGGTGAAGACCGGCCAGGGCTGA
- a CDS encoding TolC family protein: protein MKVNPTLTVLALTLSVAAAQTAGAQTTRLTLEGAVTRALASGPDVTTARANLRKAQANVRAVRSDPTSIITTLTQAEQDNAAAAVTLDGTKLNVAQTVIAQYLAAYEASGRIDLNAAQVALDTRNLQIARARLAAKVATALDVNRAQTSLNSNRQELADAQAQFPVLKAQLARTLGLPTGTDLALADPPAPPKLGSSLATLQAGLEKRLPSLSQAANGLSFAALQVRLADNDYTPARTLEDAQVAQANAQRSLDDATKAAGTGVRDAYRAVQNAQEQVDIARQQLANAQTTLAQTRARLKAGTAAAVEVQQAEVQAQQAAFGVTQAQGGLWRALAALGVASGVDVTGLAK from the coding sequence ATGAAAGTGAACCCCACCCTGACCGTGCTGGCCCTGACCCTGAGCGTCGCTGCCGCCCAGACCGCCGGCGCGCAGACCACTCGACTGACCCTGGAGGGGGCCGTGACCCGCGCCCTGGCCAGCGGACCGGACGTGACCACCGCCCGCGCCAACCTGCGAAAGGCCCAGGCCAATGTGCGCGCCGTGCGCTCGGACCCCACCTCCATCATCACCACGCTGACCCAGGCCGAGCAGGACAACGCGGCGGCGGCGGTCACCCTGGACGGCACCAAGCTGAACGTTGCCCAGACCGTGATCGCGCAGTATCTGGCGGCCTACGAGGCCAGCGGACGCATTGACCTGAACGCGGCCCAGGTGGCCCTGGACACCCGCAACCTGCAGATTGCCCGGGCGCGGCTCGCCGCCAAGGTAGCCACCGCCCTGGACGTGAACCGTGCCCAGACCAGCCTGAACAGCAACCGCCAGGAGCTCGCCGATGCCCAGGCACAGTTTCCGGTCCTCAAGGCTCAACTGGCGCGCACGCTGGGCCTGCCCACCGGCACCGACCTGGCCCTGGCCGACCCGCCGGCGCCGCCCAAGCTGGGCAGCAGCCTCGCCACGCTGCAGGCCGGACTGGAAAAACGTCTGCCCTCGCTGAGCCAGGCGGCCAACGGCCTGAGCTTCGCCGCCCTGCAGGTCCGGCTGGCCGACAACGACTACACCCCGGCGCGCACCCTGGAAGACGCGCAGGTGGCGCAGGCCAACGCCCAGCGCAGCCTGGACGACGCCACGAAAGCCGCCGGCACCGGCGTGCGCGACGCCTACCGCGCCGTACAGAACGCGCAGGAGCAGGTGGACATCGCCCGCCAGCAGCTCGCCAACGCCCAGACGACGCTGGCCCAGACGCGCGCGCGTCTCAAGGCCGGGACCGCCGCCGCCGTGGAGGTGCAGCAGGCCGAGGTGCAGGCCCAGCAGGCCGCCTTTGGCGTGACCCAGGCGCAGGGGGGCCTGTGGCGGGCGCTCGCGGCGCTGGGCGTGGCGTCCGGGGTGGACGTGACGGGACTCGCAAAATGA
- a CDS encoding lysophospholipid acyltransferase family protein, with translation MRGASRLPAHLNPAQRQQFQRRLGERFLRHLDVHLQVRGTGNIGAGPYLVASLHEGIADVLCLLRLPLPLRFVARREIFGWPAIGPALQGLGHVSINPEHPLGGFRGLWRSAETILAGGESLVVFPQGTVAGIQSDFQRGGFEVARRVGVPILPVAITGTHRVWEHPFSPTLRYGQAVTVQVLPAISVEEIRDASLDALRVRTRRALKAAALAPGMPPARFFEPERDGYWDGYRLDIDPDFPELARRMAEHRAALLRDAG, from the coding sequence ATGCGCGGTGCCTCGCGGCTGCCGGCGCACCTGAATCCTGCGCAGAGGCAGCAATTTCAGCGGCGACTGGGCGAACGGTTTCTGCGGCACCTGGACGTGCATCTGCAGGTCCGGGGCACCGGGAACATCGGGGCCGGGCCGTATCTGGTGGCTTCGCTGCACGAGGGCATCGCGGACGTGCTGTGTCTGCTGCGGCTGCCGCTGCCGCTGCGCTTCGTGGCGCGGCGCGAGATCTTCGGCTGGCCCGCCATCGGCCCCGCGCTGCAGGGACTGGGACACGTCTCGATCAATCCTGAACACCCGCTGGGGGGCTTCCGGGGGCTGTGGCGCAGCGCCGAGACCATTCTGGCCGGGGGCGAGAGTCTGGTGGTCTTTCCGCAGGGCACCGTGGCGGGCATCCAGAGCGACTTCCAGCGTGGGGGGTTCGAGGTGGCCCGGCGGGTGGGGGTGCCGATCCTGCCGGTCGCGATCACGGGAACGCACCGCGTCTGGGAGCATCCGTTCTCGCCCACGCTGCGCTACGGACAGGCGGTCACGGTTCAGGTTCTGCCGGCCATCTCCGTCGAGGAGATCCGGGACGCATCCCTGGACGCCCTGCGCGTGCGGACCCGCCGGGCACTCAAGGCGGCGGCCCTGGCCCCGGGCATGCCGCCCGCCCGGTTCTTCGAGCCGGAACGCGACGGGTACTGGGACGGCTACCGCCTCGACATCGACCCGGATTTTCCGGAACTGGCCCGCCGGATGGCCGAACACCGCGCTGCCCTGCTCAGAGACGCCGGCTGA
- a CDS encoding efflux RND transporter permease subunit → MSTHDPAELSAPRGTLPDGTPEPAVNPFVRFSVRNYVFSIGIFILVALLGLVSAFRLGVELLPNFEVPILAVSTSYPGANPDQVDREVSRKIEDAVSTLAGVVDINTTSVSNQSAVVITFTDSTDIDSAANSVSQAVAAIRAALPDGSNAPVVQKFDPNATPILSLALLGGSARAEDVTAFAEDTLVPRLERVDGVADVSLSGGPERKIQVLLDPARLQSFDLTPARVTGAISASALDLPAGNVTQGGSTTGFSTRNTPRSAADVARITVDPATGLRVADVASVRDGSAAASSFARVNGQPAVLLSVRKASGTNSVAVTDNVRAAMQEQPLPPGYSLKLASDTTRETRATVSDTFKEFLIAIGAVGVICLLFLGRLNTVFAVILAIPISISAAPLLFGVLGFTFNIISLLAIIVAIGIVVDDSIVVAENVQRYRDLGYSPVRSVLLGASEVFSAVTAASFSLLAVLIPLSLMPGILGQFFSQFGLGIAAAIVLSWLESLLFLTVRMAYTTETRAVAWSDLPRILARLPALFRHSLLGVHTLPGLLGLALAGAATAFGLSRGGLPLAAALVLAVLLAPVVLTVVRYVLTVLYAVLEALTGTLHGLTLRAVMATARAYARSLSVALRRPWAVMLVAAAFMGSVVLIAPRLGFAFTPQTDSGILNVDLNLPVGTDLATTNALTRQIEDRLLSREEVRLVQTSVGSGSLTGGSSANAASLTVTLVPKEERPDIDTLTTRYLKDLQPLVDRVPDTDLLVASQQGGPGGSADITLALTAPNQALLIERNREVVQLLRRDSNLRSVDSSLSDTRQERTFVPDTSRLSGTGLSASDVAQALRTYNDGTVAGSVRDGDRSVDIVVRLDPSLIRDEQSLLSQTVYSQALGANLPLSGLGTFQVAQAPATLSRLNKAYTATLNLNIVDGGPNPFAYQAELEKRVADAGLLKDGVTLGNASAFGSAGLTGDLIFYGPILMVTAILLTYLVLGSQFNSFRYPIYLLLPVPIAIVGALWTLGLFGVNLDVITVLGMVILLGLSTKNSILYLEFVTERARSLPLREALIEAAELRFRPILMTTLTVLVISIPLILGQGDGAEFRRGLGIVILGGVVTSTLLTFYVVPSVFWQFERRRVKPDPQPGVPGSLVSGD, encoded by the coding sequence ATGAGCACCCACGATCCGGCCGAGCTCAGCGCTCCGCGCGGCACCCTGCCCGACGGCACGCCCGAACCTGCCGTCAATCCTTTCGTGCGCTTCAGCGTGCGCAACTACGTCTTTTCTATCGGCATCTTCATCCTCGTGGCGCTGCTCGGGCTGGTGTCGGCGTTCCGCCTGGGCGTGGAACTGCTGCCCAATTTCGAGGTGCCGATCCTGGCGGTCAGCACGTCATATCCCGGCGCGAACCCCGACCAGGTGGACCGCGAGGTCAGCCGCAAGATCGAGGACGCGGTGAGCACCCTGGCCGGTGTGGTCGACATCAACACCACCTCGGTGAGCAACCAGTCGGCGGTGGTCATCACCTTCACCGACAGCACAGACATCGATTCGGCGGCCAACAGCGTTTCGCAGGCGGTGGCGGCCATCCGCGCCGCGCTGCCCGATGGCAGCAACGCGCCGGTGGTTCAGAAGTTCGACCCGAACGCCACGCCCATTCTGTCGCTGGCCCTGCTCGGCGGCAGCGCCCGTGCCGAGGACGTGACCGCCTTTGCCGAGGACACCCTGGTTCCCCGGCTGGAGCGCGTGGACGGCGTGGCCGACGTGAGTCTCTCGGGCGGTCCCGAGCGCAAGATTCAGGTGCTGCTCGATCCTGCCCGCCTGCAGAGCTTTGACCTGACCCCCGCCCGCGTGACCGGGGCCATCAGCGCCTCGGCGCTGGACCTGCCTGCCGGCAACGTCACCCAGGGTGGCAGCACCACCGGCTTCAGCACCCGCAACACGCCGCGCAGCGCCGCCGACGTGGCGCGCATCACGGTGGACCCGGCCACCGGGCTGCGTGTGGCGGACGTGGCGAGCGTGCGCGACGGCAGCGCGGCCGCCAGCTCGTTCGCCCGCGTCAACGGCCAGCCCGCCGTGCTGCTCTCGGTGCGCAAGGCCTCGGGCACGAATTCGGTGGCCGTGACCGACAACGTGCGCGCCGCCATGCAGGAACAGCCGCTGCCCCCCGGCTACAGCCTCAAGCTCGCCAGCGACACCACCCGCGAAACCCGCGCGACCGTCTCGGACACCTTCAAGGAGTTCCTGATCGCCATCGGCGCGGTGGGCGTGATCTGTCTGCTGTTTCTGGGCCGGCTGAACACCGTCTTCGCCGTGATCCTGGCGATTCCGATCTCGATCAGCGCCGCGCCGCTGCTCTTCGGGGTGCTTGGCTTTACCTTCAACATCATCTCGCTGCTCGCCATCATCGTCGCCATCGGCATCGTCGTGGACGATTCCATCGTGGTGGCCGAGAACGTGCAGCGCTACCGCGACCTGGGCTACAGCCCGGTCCGCAGCGTGCTGCTGGGGGCCAGCGAGGTCTTCTCTGCCGTGACCGCCGCCAGCTTCTCATTGCTCGCCGTGCTGATTCCCCTGAGCCTGATGCCGGGCATCCTGGGTCAGTTTTTCAGCCAGTTCGGGCTGGGCATCGCGGCGGCCATCGTGCTCAGCTGGCTCGAAAGCCTGCTGTTTCTGACGGTCCGCATGGCCTACACCACCGAGACCAGGGCGGTGGCGTGGAGTGACCTGCCGCGCATCCTGGCCCGCCTGCCCGCCCTGTTCCGGCACTCGCTGCTGGGGGTCCACACCCTGCCGGGCCTGCTGGGTCTGGCGCTGGCGGGCGCGGCCACGGCCTTTGGCCTGTCGCGTGGCGGACTGCCCCTGGCGGCGGCCCTGGTGCTCGCCGTGCTGCTCGCTCCGGTGGTGTTGACGGTGGTGCGCTACGTCCTGACTGTGCTGTACGCCGTGCTGGAGGCCCTGACCGGCACGCTGCACGGCCTGACCCTGCGCGCCGTGATGGCCACCGCCCGGGCGTATGCCCGCAGCCTGTCGGTGGCGCTCAGGCGACCGTGGGCCGTGATGCTCGTGGCCGCCGCCTTCATGGGCAGCGTGGTGCTCATCGCGCCCCGGCTGGGCTTTGCCTTCACGCCGCAGACCGACAGCGGCATCCTCAACGTGGACCTGAATCTGCCGGTGGGCACGGACCTCGCCACCACCAACGCCCTGACCCGGCAGATAGAGGACCGGTTGCTGTCCCGCGAGGAGGTGCGGCTGGTGCAGACCAGCGTGGGCAGCGGCAGCCTGACGGGGGGCAGCAGCGCCAACGCCGCGAGCCTGACCGTCACGCTGGTGCCCAAAGAGGAGCGCCCGGACATTGATACCCTGACCACGCGCTACCTCAAAGACCTTCAGCCCCTCGTGGACCGCGTGCCCGACACCGACCTGCTTGTGGCCTCGCAGCAGGGCGGACCCGGCGGCAGCGCCGACATCACGCTGGCGCTTACGGCCCCCAATCAGGCCCTGCTGATCGAGCGCAACCGCGAGGTCGTGCAGCTGCTGCGGCGCGATTCCAACCTGCGCTCGGTGGACAGCAGCCTGAGCGACACCCGCCAGGAACGGACCTTCGTGCCCGACACCTCCCGACTCTCGGGCACCGGCCTGAGTGCCAGCGATGTGGCCCAGGCCCTGCGCACCTACAACGACGGCACCGTGGCGGGCAGCGTGCGTGACGGCGACCGCAGCGTGGACATCGTGGTGCGGCTGGACCCCTCCCTGATTCGTGACGAGCAGAGCCTGCTGTCCCAGACGGTGTATTCCCAGGCGCTGGGAGCCAACCTGCCGCTCTCGGGACTGGGCACCTTTCAGGTTGCGCAGGCTCCGGCGACCCTCAGCCGCCTGAACAAGGCCTACACCGCCACCCTGAACCTCAACATCGTGGACGGCGGCCCCAATCCGTTCGCATACCAGGCCGAGCTGGAAAAGCGGGTGGCGGATGCGGGCCTGCTGAAAGATGGGGTCACCCTGGGCAATGCGAGCGCCTTTGGCAGCGCGGGCCTCACCGGCGACCTGATCTTCTACGGTCCGATTCTGATGGTCACGGCCATTCTGCTGACCTATCTGGTGCTGGGCAGCCAGTTCAACTCGTTCCGCTATCCCATCTACCTGCTGCTGCCGGTGCCGATCGCCATTGTGGGGGCGCTGTGGACGCTGGGGCTGTTTGGGGTCAATCTGGACGTGATCACGGTGCTGGGCATGGTGATCCTGCTGGGTCTGTCCACCAAGAACTCCATTCTGTACCTGGAATTCGTGACCGAGCGCGCCCGCAGCCTGCCCCTGCGTGAGGCGCTCATTGAAGCCGCCGAGCTGCGCTTCCGGCCCATTCTGATGACTACGTTGACCGTCCTCGTGATCAGCATTCCCCTGATTCTGGGCCAGGGCGACGGCGCGGAATTCCGCCGGGGTCTGGGCATCGTGATTCTGGGCGGTGTGGTCACGTCGACCCTGCTCACCTTCTATGTGGTCCCCAGCGTGTTCTGGCAGTTCGAGCGGCGGCGCGTGAAGCCCGATCCGCAGCCCGGAGTTCCTGGGAGTCTGGTGTCGGGCGACTGA
- a CDS encoding efflux RND transporter periplasmic adaptor subunit: MKPLMCVVALSVSLVACTPPGGGGDTVANDLDTAPDKTTVLRVTIIPARQGTLTVQRSASAIITAQRDSQVATQSGGTVMRVLADEGEQVSAGQVVVQLDDTVPRQALENARLQVQQAEITLQQTRDTTSQAGSPLQSAVQSAQATLAQAQQGAQSAESLYKLGGISLSDLQSARATLAQAQSGLAAARNNLEQNGRSAQGSVPLQQAQLRSAQASVRQAEENLARTGVKAPFAGMVASISAREGEFAAQGTPVFRLVDPGSIRAKFNVPSSDASTLTGGTRLNLGYGGVNYVAVVQGSPGIAGGDRLVPITARVQGGEQLPVGAAAQVRYRASLGQGVLVPSSAVRVEGGENAVFIAAGGRAERRVVSVVAESGGQLAVTGVQAGEAVINPLPTSLQDGAGVRVDTAPDSTSAPESTSPAPPEGQAP, translated from the coding sequence ATGAAGCCGCTGATGTGTGTGGTGGCGCTGAGCGTCTCTCTGGTGGCCTGCACGCCGCCGGGCGGGGGCGGCGATACGGTCGCCAATGATCTGGACACCGCGCCGGACAAGACCACGGTCCTGAGGGTAACGATCATTCCGGCGAGGCAGGGCACACTGACCGTGCAGCGCAGCGCCAGCGCCATCATCACCGCGCAGAGGGACTCCCAGGTGGCCACCCAGAGCGGCGGCACGGTAATGCGCGTGCTCGCCGATGAGGGAGAGCAGGTCAGCGCCGGGCAGGTGGTGGTGCAGCTCGACGACACCGTGCCGCGTCAGGCGCTGGAGAATGCCCGCCTGCAGGTGCAGCAGGCCGAGATCACCCTGCAGCAGACCCGCGATACCACCTCGCAGGCCGGCTCGCCCCTTCAGTCGGCCGTGCAGTCCGCGCAGGCCACGCTGGCCCAGGCGCAGCAGGGAGCCCAGAGCGCCGAGTCGCTGTACAAGCTCGGCGGCATCAGTCTGTCTGACCTGCAGTCCGCGCGGGCCACGCTGGCCCAGGCCCAGTCGGGGCTGGCGGCGGCCAGGAACAATCTGGAGCAGAACGGGCGCAGCGCCCAGGGCAGTGTGCCGCTGCAGCAAGCTCAGCTTCGAAGTGCCCAGGCGAGCGTGCGTCAGGCCGAGGAGAACCTGGCCCGCACCGGGGTCAAGGCCCCCTTTGCCGGAATGGTGGCGAGCATCAGCGCCCGGGAGGGCGAGTTCGCCGCCCAGGGCACGCCGGTGTTCCGGCTGGTCGATCCGGGCAGCATCCGCGCCAAGTTCAACGTACCGAGCAGTGACGCCTCCACGCTCACTGGCGGCACCCGGCTGAACCTGGGGTACGGCGGCGTGAACTACGTGGCGGTCGTGCAGGGCAGCCCGGGCATCGCGGGCGGCGACCGGCTGGTGCCCATCACCGCGCGTGTGCAGGGCGGCGAGCAGTTGCCGGTGGGAGCGGCGGCGCAGGTTCGCTACCGTGCCAGCCTCGGCCAGGGTGTGCTGGTGCCGAGCAGCGCGGTGCGGGTCGAGGGCGGCGAGAACGCGGTGTTCATTGCGGCGGGTGGCCGGGCCGAGCGCCGGGTGGTCTCGGTGGTGGCCGAATCGGGCGGGCAACTGGCCGTGACCGGGGTGCAGGCCGGGGAAGCAGTGATCAATCCGCTGCCCACCAGCCTGCAAGACGGGGCGGGCGTGCGTGTGGACACGGCTCCCGACTCCACGTCAGCGCCTGAATCCACTTCGCCGGCCCCGCCGGAAGGACAGGCGCCATGA